A genome region from Methylobacterium sp. FF17 includes the following:
- a CDS encoding glutamate synthase subunit beta — MGKITGFLEFDRQEQKYQLAADRVRHFREFTLPLDEHDLKKQAARCMDCGIPFCHGDTGCPVHNQIPDWNELVYQSDWEEAARNLHSTNNFPEFTGRICPAPCEEACTLNLENQPVAIKTIEQAIADRAWNMGWVKPEPAEHKTGKKVAVIGSGPAGLAAAQQLARVGHDVHVFEREPKAGGLLRYGIPDFKMEKRHIDRRVKQMEGEGVQFHYGVNVGVNKPLDELTAAFDAVLFTGGAEDPRNPQLPGQELAGVHYAMPFLVQSNRRVGAEPMPGNGEAPILATAKNVVVIGGGDTASDCVGTSFRQGALSVTQLDIRPRPPEREDKLSVWPYWPTKMRTSSSQAEGAEREFQAATLRLEGKKGKLTGVVCTRVDEKRQPVPGGEFTLPADLVFLAIGFAGSVRKGLLEESGVVVDKRGNVTANELDYRTSNEKIYVAGDMRRGQSLVVWAIREGRQAARSIDEALMGASILPR; from the coding sequence ATGGGCAAGATCACGGGTTTCCTCGAATTCGACCGGCAGGAGCAGAAGTATCAGCTCGCCGCCGATCGCGTGCGTCACTTCCGCGAGTTCACGCTGCCGCTCGACGAGCATGACCTGAAGAAGCAGGCCGCGCGCTGCATGGATTGCGGCATCCCATTCTGCCACGGCGATACCGGCTGCCCGGTCCACAACCAGATTCCGGACTGGAACGAGCTCGTCTACCAGTCCGACTGGGAGGAGGCGGCGCGCAACCTGCACTCCACCAACAATTTCCCCGAATTTACCGGCCGCATCTGCCCCGCGCCCTGCGAGGAGGCCTGCACGCTGAACCTCGAGAACCAGCCGGTGGCGATCAAGACCATCGAGCAGGCGATCGCCGACCGTGCCTGGAACATGGGTTGGGTCAAGCCTGAGCCCGCCGAGCACAAGACCGGCAAGAAGGTCGCGGTGATCGGTTCGGGCCCGGCCGGTCTGGCGGCGGCGCAGCAGCTCGCCCGCGTCGGCCACGACGTCCATGTCTTCGAGCGCGAGCCGAAGGCCGGCGGCCTGCTGCGCTACGGCATCCCCGACTTCAAGATGGAGAAGCGCCACATCGACCGGCGCGTGAAGCAGATGGAGGGGGAGGGCGTCCAGTTCCACTACGGCGTCAATGTCGGCGTGAACAAGCCGCTCGACGAACTCACTGCCGCCTTCGACGCGGTGCTCTTCACGGGCGGCGCCGAGGATCCGCGCAACCCGCAGCTGCCGGGTCAGGAACTCGCCGGCGTTCACTACGCCATGCCGTTCCTGGTACAGTCGAACCGGCGCGTCGGCGCCGAGCCGATGCCCGGCAACGGCGAGGCCCCGATCCTCGCCACCGCCAAGAACGTCGTGGTGATCGGCGGCGGCGACACGGCCTCGGATTGCGTCGGCACCTCCTTCCGCCAGGGCGCCCTGTCGGTGACGCAGCTCGACATCCGCCCGCGCCCGCCGGAGCGCGAGGACAAGCTCTCGGTCTGGCCCTACTGGCCCACCAAGATGCGGACCTCGTCGAGCCAGGCCGAGGGTGCCGAGCGCGAGTTCCAGGCGGCCACCCTTCGCCTGGAGGGCAAGAAGGGCAAGCTCACTGGCGTGGTCTGCACCCGCGTGGACGAGAAGCGCCAGCCGGTTCCGGGCGGCGAGTTCACCCTGCCGGCCGATCTCGTCTTCCTGGCGATCGGCTTCGCGGGCTCCGTCCGCAAAGGCCTGCTGGAGGAATCCGGCGTCGTCGTCGACAAGCGCGGCAACGTCACCGCCAACGAGCTCGACTACCGGACCTCGAACGAGAAGATCTACGTCGCTGGCGACATGCGCCGCGGGCAGTCCCTCGTGGTCTGGGCGATCCGCGAGGGCCGTCAGGCTGCGCGCTCCATCGACGAGGCCCTGATGGGCGCGAGCATCCTGCCGCGCTGA
- the gltB gene encoding glutamate synthase large subunit codes for MVDVVALSEFGALQASVPATRDGGAPLIVRDRALPKAQGLYDPARESDACGVGFVADMHDRRTHAIVQQGLQILRNLDHRGAVGADPKMGDGCGILVQIPHAFFKAECEALGITLPEPGHYGVGQFFMPKDAEARGLVEQIVEQALADEGLPFLGWRDVPVDPSDLGAMVLETEPCHRQIFIGRPATVADEDAFERRLFTARKVISNKVYGLKDERTSTYYPVSLSTRTIVYKGMVLVDQLGEYYRDLQDERFVSGLALVHQRFATNTFPTWRLSHPYRMVAHNGEINTLRGNVNWMAARQASVDSELFGNDISKLWPISYEGQSDTACFDNALEFLVQGGYSLAHAMMMLIPEAWAGNPLMSEERRAFYEYHAALMEPWDGPAAVCFTDGRQIGATLDRNGLRPARYLVTDDGLVVLASEMGVLPIPDEKIVESWRLQPGRMLLIDLEKGRIVSDEEIKRELAAAHPYAEWVKNTQIVLEDLKPVIPRASRSDVALLDRQQAFGYSQEDLKLLMAPMAVTGQEAVGSMGTDTPLSALSDKPKSLYSYFKQNFAQVTNPPIDPIREEAVMSLVSFIGPRPNLLDMEGASRKKRLEVRQPILTNGDLEKIRSISHFEDRFDTRTLDMTFPAETGAAAMEGAVDRLCDRAEAAVRGGYNIIILSDRGIGPDRIAIPALLATAAVHNYLIRKGLRTSVGLVVESGEPREVHHFACLAGYGAEAINPYLAFETLIAMKDEFPPDLTPDEIVYRYIKSIDKGLLKVMSKMGISTYQSYCGAQIFDAIGLNSSFVERDFFGTATTIEGIGMAEVAQETARRHADAFGDSPIYRTALDVGGEYAYRLRGESHTWTPDSVATLQHAVRLGLPDRYREYARLVNEQENHLKTIRGLFRIKQAAELGRAPVDIDSVEPAADIVKRFATGAMSYGSISKEAHETLAIAVNSFGGRSNSGEGGEEVERFKPMADGRSRRSAIKQVASGRFGVTTEYLVNADMMQIKVAQGAKPGEGGQLPGHKVDAKIAKVRYATPGVGLISPPPHHDIYSIEDLAQLIFDLKNVNPAADVSVKLVSEVGVGTVATGVAKARADHITISGFDGGTGAAPLTSIKHAGGPWETGLAETQQTLVLSHLRGRVVLQADGGIRTGRDVLIAALLGADQFGFSTAPLIAAGCIMMRKCHLNTCPVGVATQDPVLRKRFKGTPEHVINYFFFVAEELRELMAAMGFTKLEDLIGRADFLDTLEVINHWKARGLDFSKLFHRPEVPAHVAIRHTEKQVHPIDTVLDRRLIAGAQSALDGGEPVVVRDVIRNSDRTAGAMLSGMVAKAYGHEGLPDDTIRVELSGTAGQSFGAWLAAGVTVVLTGHANDYVGKGLSGGKLIIRPSDALKAPGAHTIMAGNTVLYGAIAGEAYIRGSAGERFAVRNSGAIAVVEGMGDHGCEYMTGGVVVSIGETGRNFAAGMSGGIAYVLDEDGSFSARCNLSMVDLEPVEEEDDIMRRFHQDGDLETKGRVDILADMSGHDEERLSQLITNHLKYTGSPRAKAILEDWAGYRTKFVKVMPVEYRRALREMEMARMPVAAE; via the coding sequence ATGGTGGACGTGGTCGCATTGTCTGAGTTCGGGGCGCTCCAGGCGTCGGTTCCCGCCACCCGCGACGGCGGCGCGCCGCTGATCGTGCGCGACCGTGCCCTTCCGAAGGCGCAGGGGCTCTACGATCCGGCCCGCGAGAGCGATGCCTGCGGCGTCGGCTTCGTCGCCGACATGCATGACCGGCGCACCCATGCCATCGTGCAGCAGGGTCTCCAGATCCTGCGCAACCTCGATCATCGCGGGGCGGTGGGCGCCGATCCGAAGATGGGCGACGGCTGCGGCATCCTGGTGCAGATCCCGCACGCCTTCTTCAAGGCGGAGTGCGAGGCCCTCGGAATCACCCTGCCGGAGCCCGGCCATTACGGCGTCGGCCAGTTCTTCATGCCGAAGGATGCCGAGGCGCGCGGCCTCGTGGAGCAGATCGTCGAGCAGGCGCTCGCCGACGAGGGCCTGCCCTTCCTCGGCTGGCGCGACGTGCCGGTCGACCCGAGCGACCTCGGCGCGATGGTCCTGGAGACGGAGCCCTGCCACCGGCAGATCTTCATCGGCCGCCCCGCGACGGTGGCGGACGAGGACGCGTTCGAGCGCCGCCTGTTCACCGCCCGCAAGGTCATCTCGAACAAGGTCTACGGCCTGAAGGACGAGCGCACGAGCACCTACTATCCCGTCTCGCTCTCGACCCGGACCATCGTCTACAAGGGCATGGTGCTGGTCGACCAGCTCGGGGAATACTATCGCGACCTGCAGGACGAGCGCTTCGTCTCGGGCCTCGCCCTGGTTCACCAGCGCTTCGCCACCAACACCTTCCCGACCTGGCGCCTGTCGCACCCCTACCGGATGGTCGCGCATAACGGCGAGATCAACACGCTGCGCGGCAACGTCAACTGGATGGCGGCCCGCCAGGCGAGCGTCGATTCCGAGCTGTTCGGCAACGACATCTCGAAGCTCTGGCCGATCTCCTACGAGGGCCAGTCCGACACCGCCTGCTTCGACAACGCCCTCGAGTTCCTCGTGCAGGGCGGCTACTCGCTCGCCCACGCGATGATGATGCTCATCCCCGAAGCCTGGGCCGGCAACCCGCTGATGAGCGAGGAGCGTCGCGCCTTCTACGAGTACCACGCCGCCCTGATGGAGCCGTGGGACGGCCCGGCCGCCGTCTGCTTCACCGACGGTCGCCAGATCGGCGCGACGCTGGATCGCAACGGCCTGCGGCCCGCGCGTTACCTCGTCACCGATGACGGCCTCGTGGTGCTCGCCTCCGAGATGGGCGTGCTGCCGATCCCGGACGAGAAGATCGTCGAGTCCTGGCGCCTGCAGCCGGGCCGCATGCTGCTCATCGACCTGGAGAAGGGCCGCATCGTCTCCGACGAGGAGATCAAGCGGGAGCTCGCCGCGGCGCACCCCTATGCCGAGTGGGTCAAGAACACCCAGATCGTGCTGGAGGACCTGAAGCCCGTGATCCCGCGCGCCTCGCGCTCGGACGTCGCGCTGCTCGATCGCCAGCAGGCCTTCGGCTACAGCCAGGAAGACCTGAAGCTGCTGATGGCGCCAATGGCCGTCACCGGCCAGGAGGCGGTCGGCTCCATGGGCACCGACACGCCGCTCTCGGCGCTGTCCGACAAGCCGAAGTCGCTCTATTCCTACTTCAAGCAGAACTTCGCGCAGGTCACGAACCCGCCGATCGATCCGATCCGCGAGGAGGCCGTGATGAGCCTCGTCTCGTTCATCGGTCCGCGCCCGAACCTGCTCGACATGGAGGGGGCGTCCCGCAAGAAGCGCCTTGAGGTGCGCCAGCCGATCCTCACCAACGGCGATCTCGAGAAGATCCGCTCGATCTCGCATTTCGAGGACCGGTTCGACACCCGCACCCTCGACATGACCTTCCCGGCCGAGACCGGTGCGGCGGCCATGGAGGGCGCCGTCGACCGTCTCTGCGACCGGGCGGAGGCGGCCGTGCGCGGCGGCTACAACATCATCATCCTGTCGGATCGCGGCATCGGACCGGACCGCATCGCGATTCCCGCGCTGCTGGCCACGGCCGCCGTGCACAACTACCTGATCCGCAAGGGGCTTCGGACCTCGGTCGGCCTCGTGGTCGAATCGGGCGAGCCGCGCGAGGTGCACCACTTCGCGTGTCTGGCCGGCTACGGCGCCGAGGCGATCAACCCCTATCTCGCCTTCGAAACGCTGATCGCGATGAAGGACGAGTTCCCGCCGGACCTGACGCCGGACGAGATCGTCTACCGCTACATCAAGTCGATCGATAAGGGCCTGCTGAAGGTCATGTCCAAGATGGGCATCTCGACCTACCAGTCCTATTGCGGCGCGCAGATCTTCGACGCCATCGGGTTGAACTCCTCCTTCGTGGAGCGGGACTTCTTCGGCACAGCGACGACGATCGAGGGCATCGGCATGGCCGAGGTCGCGCAGGAGACCGCGCGGCGGCACGCCGACGCCTTCGGCGACTCGCCGATCTACCGCACCGCCCTCGATGTCGGCGGCGAGTACGCCTATCGCCTGCGCGGCGAGAGCCACACCTGGACGCCGGATTCGGTGGCCACGCTCCAGCACGCCGTGCGCCTCGGCCTGCCCGATCGCTATCGCGAATACGCGCGTCTGGTGAACGAGCAGGAGAACCACCTCAAGACGATCCGTGGCCTGTTCCGGATCAAGCAGGCGGCCGAACTCGGCCGGGCACCGGTCGACATCGACTCCGTCGAGCCGGCGGCCGACATCGTCAAGCGCTTCGCCACGGGCGCGATGTCGTACGGCTCCATCTCGAAGGAGGCGCACGAGACGCTCGCCATCGCGGTGAACTCCTTCGGCGGCCGCTCGAACTCGGGCGAGGGCGGTGAGGAGGTCGAGCGCTTCAAGCCGATGGCCGATGGGCGTTCGCGCCGTTCGGCCATCAAGCAGGTGGCGTCGGGCCGCTTCGGCGTCACGACGGAATACCTCGTCAATGCCGACATGATGCAGATCAAGGTCGCGCAGGGCGCCAAGCCCGGCGAGGGCGGTCAGCTGCCCGGCCACAAGGTCGACGCCAAGATCGCCAAGGTCCGCTACGCCACCCCGGGCGTCGGCCTGATCTCGCCGCCGCCGCACCACGACATCTACTCGATCGAGGATCTGGCCCAGCTGATCTTCGACCTGAAGAACGTGAACCCGGCGGCCGACGTGTCGGTGAAGCTCGTCTCCGAAGTCGGCGTCGGCACGGTGGCCACCGGCGTGGCCAAGGCGCGCGCCGACCACATCACCATCTCCGGGTTCGATGGCGGCACGGGTGCCGCGCCGCTGACCTCGATCAAGCATGCGGGCGGTCCCTGGGAGACGGGTCTGGCCGAGACCCAGCAGACGCTGGTGCTGAGCCACCTGCGCGGGCGCGTCGTGCTGCAGGCCGATGGCGGCATCCGCACGGGCCGCGACGTGCTGATCGCGGCGCTGCTCGGGGCCGACCAGTTCGGCTTCTCCACCGCGCCGCTGATCGCGGCCGGCTGCATCATGATGCGCAAGTGCCACCTCAACACCTGCCCGGTGGGCGTGGCGACGCAGGACCCCGTCCTGCGCAAGCGCTTCAAGGGCACGCCCGAGCACGTGATCAACTACTTCTTCTTCGTGGCGGAGGAGTTGCGCGAGCTGATGGCGGCCATGGGCTTCACCAAGCTCGAAGATCTCATCGGCCGGGCCGACTTCCTCGACACGCTGGAGGTCATCAACCACTGGAAGGCGCGCGGCCTCGACTTCTCGAAGCTGTTCCACCGTCCGGAGGTGCCCGCGCACGTCGCGATCCGCCACACCGAGAAGCAGGTCCACCCCATCGACACGGTGCTGGACCGCCGCCTGATCGCGGGGGCGCAGTCGGCCCTCGACGGCGGTGAGCCCGTGGTCGTGCGGGACGTGATACGGAACTCGGATCGGACCGCGGGCGCCATGCTCTCCGGCATGGTCGCCAAGGCCTACGGCCACGAGGGCCTGCCCGACGACACCATCCGGGTCGAACTCTCCGGCACCGCCGGCCAGAGCTTCGGCGCCTGGCTCGCCGCCGGCGTCACCGTGGTGCTCACGGGCCATGCCAACGACTACGTCGGCAAGGGCCTGTCGGGCGGCAAGCTCATCATCCGGCCCTCGGATGCCCTCAAGGCGCCGGGCGCGCACACCATCATGGCGGGCAACACCGTCCTGTACGGGGCGATCGCGGGCGAGGCCTATATCCGGGGCTCGGCCGGCGAGCGCTTCGCCGTGCGCAACTCCGGCGCCATCGCGGTGGTCGAGGGCATGGGCGACCATGGCTGCGAGTACATGACCGGCGGCGTGGTGGTGTCGATCGGCGAGACCGGGCGCAACTTCGCGGCCGGCATGTCGGGCGGCATCGCCTACGTGCTCGACGAGGACGGCTCGTTCTCGGCGCGCTGCAACCTCTCCATGGTCGATCTCGAACCCGTCGAGGAGGAGGACGACATCATGCGTCGCTTCCACCAGGACGGCGACCTCGAGACCAAGGGGCGCGTCGACATCCTGGCCGACATGTCCGGCCACGACGAGGAGCGCCTGTCCCAGCTCATCACCAATCACCTGAAGTACACGGGCTCGCCGCGTGCCAAGGCGATCCTGGAGGATTGGGCCGGCTACCGCACGAAGTTCGTCAAGGTGATGCCGGTGGAGTACCGCCGGGCGCTTCGCGAGATGGAAATGGCGCGGATGCCGGTGGCGGCCGAGTAA